The stretch of DNA GTCTCGGTTCTGAACGGCCTGGAACCGGTGATCCTCGATCTTCAGGGCCGGCTTCTCGATGCGGCGGTCGCGGCGGGCGTACCCCGCTTCATCCCGTCCGACTTCTCGCTCGATTTCACCAAGACCCGCCCCGGCGACAACCGCAACATGGACCTTCGCCGCCGCTTCATGGCGCGGGTCGATACCGCGCCGATCCGGGCGACCTCGATCTTCAACGGCGCGTTCGCGGACCTGTTGATCGGCGAAGCGCCGATCGTGCTGCCGCGCTTCCTGCGCATCCTCTACTGGGGTGACGCAGACCAGCCGCTGGACTTCACGACGAAGGACGATGTCGCGGACTATACCGCCGACGTGGCGCTCGATGCCGATGCGCCCCGCTTCCTGCGGATCGCCGGGGACGTGGTGTCCCCGCGCGACCTGGCGACATCGATGACGCGGCTCGACGGTCGCCGCTGGAAGCCGTTTCGTGCGGGCGGGCTCGGGCGTCTCTCGGCGCTGATCCGCATCGCGCGGACGCTGTCGCCAAAAACCGACGCGCCGTTCTCGGCGTGGCAGGGCATGCAATATGTCCGCGACATGTCGAGCGGGCGCGGCAAGCTCTCGCCCCTCGACAATGGTCGTTACGGCAAGACCGACTGGACGCGCGCCGAAGCCGTCCTCGCCCCGACAATCTGATCCCATTTCCGGAGTTTCACGATGAGCGACGCCATTCAGCCGTTCGAGATCCACATCCCCCAAGTCGAACTCGACGATCTGGCCGATCGCCTCACCCGCACCCGCTGGCCGGATGCCGGCACGGTGCAGGATGGCTCACAGGGCCCGCAACCGGGCCGCATCCGCGCCCTTGCAGAGCGATGGCAGGACGGCTACGACTGGCGTGGCACGGAGGCGCTGCTCAACGGCTGGGGCAGCAGCCGCACCGTGATCGACGGGCTGGGCATCCACTTCCTGCATATCCACTCGCCTGAGCCGGATGCGACACCGCTGCTCCTGACGCACGGCTGGCCGGGATCGGTGCTGGAGTTCCGTGATGTGATCGGCCCGCTCAGCGATCCGCGCGCGCATGACGGCGATGCGTCGGACGCCTTCCACCTCGTAATTCCAGCGCTGCCGGGCTTCGGCTTCTCCGACAAGCCGATGGAGCCGGGCTGGGGCGTCGGTCGTACTGCGGCCGCGTGGGGCGAGCTGATGCAGCGGCTCGGCTATGGCGATCGCTGGATAGCGCAAGGAGGAGACTGGGGCGCGGCGGTCACGACGGCTCTAGCGCATATGCGCGTGCGTGGCCTCGCCGGCATTCATCTCAACATGGTGATGTTCCAGCCGACGCCTGAGGAAGTTGCCGATGCGACGCCGCAGGAGCAGCGCATGCTGGACGATGCCGTTCGCTACGACCGGGATTATTCGGGGTACATGAAGCTCCAGTGCACCCGGCCGCAGTCGCTTGCCTTCGCCCTCGCGGACTCCCCCGTGGGACTGGCTAGCTGGATCTATGCGCTGTTCCAGGATGTGTCCGACAGCGGCGGGCGTCCCGAACGCGTCATCTCGCTCGACCATCTGATCGACGACATAATGCTCTACTGGCTACCGAACGCTGGCCCAAGCTCGGCACGCTTCTACTGGGAGGCGGCGCAGGAGATGGCGAAAGGGATGCCGAACGTGCCCCTGCCGCTTCCGGCCGGTGTCAGCATGCTCCCCGGCGAACAGGTGCGTCTGTCGCGCCGCTGGGCGGAGAAGCGCTTCGCCGATCTTCGCTACTTCGGCGAGGCGACCAGCGGCGGGCATTTTGCGGCGATGGAGAACCCTGCGACGTTCGTGGAGCACGTCCGCTCGACGTTCCGGGCCATGTCGTAACAGCGGTTAGCAGGGTCTTCCCGATTGGGAACGTCTCGTAGGAATGACCGCCGTCCAATAGGTGTTCACGGGCAAGGCCGGGAAACCGCCGTTTTCCATTTTCCCAAAAACCGTTCCCAAAACCACTTTCTCACGATACGCATTTTGGACGGAGTTATGAGAAAGGAGCGGCATGCTCATTGGCTATGCGCGGGTGTCCACCCCGGATCAGGATCTGGCGTTGCAGATGGATGCCCTCAACGCGGCCGGCTGCGAACATATCGCGACCGACAAGGCCAGTGGCGCGAGCATCGTACGGCCGGGTCTGACCGAAGCGCTGGGTAAGGCCCGTAAGGGCGATACGCTCGTAATCTGGAAACTCGATCGCCTCGGGCGGTCGATGAAGGGACTGGTTGATCTGGCGGCTGACCTGTCTGCACGGGGAATCGAGTTGCGCTCGCTCACGGACGGGATCGACACCGGCACGCACACGGGACGTCTGGTATTCCATATTCTCGGGTCGATCGCGGAGATGGAGCGCGAGTTGATCCGCGAACGAACGATGGCGGGGCTGGCTGCGCGTCGAAAAGCGGGCGGGGGTGGCGGGCGCAAATCCGTTCTGACCGCTCGCAAGAGAGATATGGCCGTAAAGCTCCTCGCTGCCGGCGATCGGCCACAGGACGTAGCGGAAGCCATCGGCGTATCCGTTTCTACCTTTTACCGCCACTTTCCGGCGGGTGGCAAAGAGCAGGCGGACGACAAATAGTGCTGATACCTGCACGACTGCCTATAGATACCGCCCACAAACCCACCTTATCCATAAAGCCTGAGCCGCATTTTGTGGATGATTTCCGGATCGCAGCGGATCGCCCAGCGCGCCGCCACCTTCGCCCGTGCATGGCAGCGGGCGTCGGTCATGTTGCGGAGCCGGCGGATCGACTGGCCGGTGCCGCTGGACAGCCGATCGAGCAAGGCTTGCGGCGGATCGTCCGCGCATCGGTGGAGGTCGTCGGTATCGCAGCCGAGCCCGTATCGGCAGAAGGTCGCCACGCCCATCCCGTAGGTGTCAGCCAGTCTGCGGATGTAGGTTTCCAACCGTTCGAGCGAACGCGGTTGCGGGTGCAGCGGCCAGCGTGGACGCGGTAGGTCGCCCATCAGCCCGGCTTCATCGAACACGGGGAAAGGACGCTTCGAACAAGGCGCGTCGTTCGTCAGGCCCGCGATATTCGCACCCGTCGAGCATCGTGCGATCGATGCGCTCGCTGCCATTCAAGAGCGCATGGACCGTCGCGGCGGTCAGCAAGGCCGCCACTTCTCCGATCAGGCCGGCGGAGCGACGTAGCACCATGCTGCGCAGCTCGGGCAAGTCGGCCAGCGCCGACCGCTCGCGCAGCGGCAGCGCGCGCTCGAAGCTGGCGAGCAGGCGGGCGAAAACACCATCGTCCTGCCATGCCGGCAAGGGGATCGGCTCAAAGCGGTTCTCAAGCTGGTCGTCGCTGCGTACCGCGATCTGTGCCTGTTTGGTGCCCAGGCCGACGATCGGGATGCGAAGCGTGTTGCCAAGAAAGCGGAGCATGTTCAGGAACTCGGCGCGACGGCGGTGCGTGCCGGCGAGCAGGTTGTGCAGCTCGTCCACGATCAGCATCCGCGCCTCGACGGCGCGTAGCAGGTCCAGCGCGTAGCGTTCCAGACGTTCGCCAGAGAGATTGAACGACACCGGCGCGTTGAGCGCGGTCAGGATCGAGCCGTAGAAGCGCCGGATGCTGGGCTCGGTCGGCATCTGCATCACCACTACCGGCACGACCTCGCGCTGGCCGCACGGGCTTGGCGCCGGTGGATGCAGACGCCGAAACTTCTCGGCGATCATGCTCTTGCCGTTGTTGGTCGGCCCGACGATCAGCAGGTTAGGTGGCCGGATGCGGCCCGGTCCGAGCCGGATAACTTCATCCAATCGCGCCAAGGCCGCTTCCGCATGGGGATGGGCAATCCACCATTGGCCGTGCATGTGGGCCACGCGCTCCGACGACGGCAGATCGGCGACGGCGCGGGCAGCGGGCGAGAGATGATCCGGCTCACCCGACATGCTCACCATTCTTCTACGTCGAAGGGCTGGGATGAAGCCGTGCGATCGACCGCGCGCATCGGCCACGGCGATGCCGGCTCGCTCAACCGTGGATCGGGTTCGGCGATGACGCGAAGCCCAAGCCGACGCGCCTGGTTGCGTCGAGTCGTGCGCGTCGTGGCTCGCGCCCGTGTCTCGATCTCGCGCATCTCCTCGATCGCGGCGAAAAGGACGCCTTCGTCCACCTCGCCTTGGCGCTGCCGGCGCAGGCGGGATCGCGCGAGACGGTGTTCCCACAGTGAAACGGGCGGTCGGGCAAGCTCGCGATAGCCAACTTCGAGATAGCCGCCATCGTCGGGGTCGTGGACATAGATGCGGCTGAGGTCACGGGGATCGCGGCGTATCAGCACGCGCCGGGGCGGCCCGTCCCGCTCGATCCAGGGCTTCAGCGCGTCCGAATAGTAGTGGATGTGGTCGATCTCTTGCCGGAGAATCTCGTTCTCCCGCCGAAGGCGCTTCAACTCGGCAGCCATATCTGTCTGCGGCGCTTCGCCGGGCATCTCCATCAATCGATCACGACGACGGCCGATCCAGCGTACCAGCGTCGACAGGCCAACGCCCAGATCCTCCGCCACCGCACGCTGCGTACGCCCGCTGGTCGCCACCAGCCGGACCGCCTCGTCCTCGAATTCCTTCGTAAATCGTCGCTGCTTCGTCATCGAGTTCACCTTTCATCTCAGGAAAACTCTCCACTTTTCTGAAGCAAGTCCACTTGGGCCTTGGCTCGACCAACTGGAAACAAGAACACACAAGAATGTCGCCGTCGTCGCGCTGGCTAACAAGATCGTCCGGATCAGTTGGGCAGTGCTGGCACGTCAGGAAGAGTATCGGCCTCCCATGCCGATCGCCGCCTGACGCTCAAACCGCAACACCCAGGTCTGCAGCACGAGGAGTGATGGCAAACAGTCGATGGCGATACGGTCCAAGCCTGAGCAAAAATGCAGCCGTTGAAGGCTGAACCAGCTTGTTAGGACGACCGTGCGCGTATCCCATCATGGCCAGGGATCGAGATGTCCCACAAACAGGCCGGATACATTTACGCAGACTGTGCAGCCTATCGCGTTTCATGCTTGCCAGACGGGGGCGGACCATACATTTTAAGCCAGAACGTCCTGCAGGATATGTTTGTCAAGGCTGAGGTCCGCAACCAGCTGTTTCAGCTGCCGGTTCTCATCCTCGAGCTGCTTAAAGCGCCTCAGCTCGCCAACACCGAGACCGCCGTACACCTTCTTCCAGCGGTAAAACGTCTGCTCCGAAATCCCCATTCGCCGGATGACTTCGGCTACCGGTGTGCCGGTTTCAGCGCGAACGCAATCTGCTCGTCTGTGTACCTAGATTTCTTCATTTCCAGCTCCTTGCCCGAAGGCTTCTCAAGGCCGGAAAACTCTCGCTCAAAATGGACTAAAAACAGGCGGGACGTCAAATTTGGCGAT from Sphingomonas sp. HMP9 encodes:
- a CDS encoding aromatic alcohol reductase, with the translated sequence MNDGTGRTIALAGATGDLGGRLLSALIRRGVEVRAVVRSTTPAASQDAVRAGGGTLVPVDFADEAALTAALAGVECVVSVLNGLEPVILDLQGRLLDAAVAAGVPRFIPSDFSLDFTKTRPGDNRNMDLRRRFMARVDTAPIRATSIFNGAFADLLIGEAPIVLPRFLRILYWGDADQPLDFTTKDDVADYTADVALDADAPRFLRIAGDVVSPRDLATSMTRLDGRRWKPFRAGGLGRLSALIRIARTLSPKTDAPFSAWQGMQYVRDMSSGRGKLSPLDNGRYGKTDWTRAEAVLAPTI
- a CDS encoding epoxide hydrolase family protein, whose protein sequence is MSDAIQPFEIHIPQVELDDLADRLTRTRWPDAGTVQDGSQGPQPGRIRALAERWQDGYDWRGTEALLNGWGSSRTVIDGLGIHFLHIHSPEPDATPLLLTHGWPGSVLEFRDVIGPLSDPRAHDGDASDAFHLVIPALPGFGFSDKPMEPGWGVGRTAAAWGELMQRLGYGDRWIAQGGDWGAAVTTALAHMRVRGLAGIHLNMVMFQPTPEEVADATPQEQRMLDDAVRYDRDYSGYMKLQCTRPQSLAFALADSPVGLASWIYALFQDVSDSGGRPERVISLDHLIDDIMLYWLPNAGPSSARFYWEAAQEMAKGMPNVPLPLPAGVSMLPGEQVRLSRRWAEKRFADLRYFGEATSGGHFAAMENPATFVEHVRSTFRAMS
- a CDS encoding recombinase family protein, coding for MLIGYARVSTPDQDLALQMDALNAAGCEHIATDKASGASIVRPGLTEALGKARKGDTLVIWKLDRLGRSMKGLVDLAADLSARGIELRSLTDGIDTGTHTGRLVFHILGSIAEMERELIRERTMAGLAARRKAGGGGGRKSVLTARKRDMAVKLLAAGDRPQDVAEAIGVSVSTFYRHFPAGGKEQADDK
- a CDS encoding TniQ family protein, which translates into the protein MFDEAGLMGDLPRPRWPLHPQPRSLERLETYIRRLADTYGMGVATFCRYGLGCDTDDLHRCADDPPQALLDRLSSGTGQSIRRLRNMTDARCHARAKVAARWAIRCDPEIIHKMRLRLYG
- a CDS encoding TniB family NTP-binding protein encodes the protein MSGEPDHLSPAARAVADLPSSERVAHMHGQWWIAHPHAEAALARLDEVIRLGPGRIRPPNLLIVGPTNNGKSMIAEKFRRLHPPAPSPCGQREVVPVVVMQMPTEPSIRRFYGSILTALNAPVSFNLSGERLERYALDLLRAVEARMLIVDELHNLLAGTHRRRAEFLNMLRFLGNTLRIPIVGLGTKQAQIAVRSDDQLENRFEPIPLPAWQDDGVFARLLASFERALPLRERSALADLPELRSMVLRRSAGLIGEVAALLTAATVHALLNGSERIDRTMLDGCEYRGPDERRALFEASFPRVR
- a CDS encoding Mu transposase C-terminal domain-containing protein; the encoded protein is MLRQEIDHIHYYSDALKPWIERDGPPRRVLIRRDPRDLSRIYVHDPDDGGYLEVGYRELARPPVSLWEHRLARSRLRRQRQGEVDEGVLFAAIEEMREIETRARATTRTTRRNQARRLGLRVIAEPDPRLSEPASPWPMRAVDRTASSQPFDVEEW